Sequence from the Helianthus annuus cultivar XRQ/B chromosome 13, HanXRQr2.0-SUNRISE, whole genome shotgun sequence genome:
cacacacatatcaAGTTGTAGTTGAAAATCTCTCTCTTATATACCGCTTTATTTTTTTATCGGTCAACGAATCCTTGAAATGAGTTACTAGCGGAATTCACCACACTGGGATACACTCTCCTccgaaactgacccgaacccattcagactaaacctaaacccgtaAATTTTGTGTTAGGTTCGAGTCATGTTTTTGGATCGTGTCAAAAAATTACACCCCTAGCCACAAACACAAGATTAGAAGTAAAGAAATAAGGCTGACATTTGAGTGAGGTTATAAATAAGAGATCTCCAACACACCATCGGATGTGTTGGTTTGAAATCCAGACGACGAGGCAGACGTGGGGCAGCGATGGAGGTGGTGAGGTGAAGTGGACTGGTTTGGAGGTTGGTTGGCCCTATAGCGGACTAATTCGGAAGGTGGTGTGTGGGGCCCTATGGTGGGGGGTTTTTGgttaataaaagaaaaaaaaactttttttatttaaagaaaaagaaaagatttcaTAGATTTTTTTAATAGAGTTAAATGTGAAATCATCGCTATGGTGGTTGACGCTTTTGCAACTTTTATTCAAAATGAAAACTTTTTTGTATCTGGATCTCTGAGGTTTTATTTTTGTTACCATTTTcttccaaatcactaactcagttaatttgTATCGTTAACTCATGGAAGATTATGGCAGATTACCCAGTGTTGGTGATTTGGATTAAAATAGCAACAAAAATGAAATCTCATGGGTCCAGGtacaaaaaaaatcattttggatAAAAGTTGTAAAAGCGTCCAAACATTAGGGACAATtttggcatttaactctttaataaataattacaaaaaatatataaaaaatacataaaaattatataaaatatacaaaaaaattGCATAAACCTAATTAAAGTATTACACAAACCTAGTTATAATATTACACACACATAATTTTAATATTACACACACCAAAATAAAAATACTCTACAAGCCTAAAATTAAAACATTAATTAGTCCTAATTAAACACATAAAGCCCTAATACATCCCATTCCAATCGTTTAGGTTGGACTTTGGAGATGACACGCTATGATCGTATCACGACCGTCCGACCTCACCTCTTGATTACCGTGTCTGTAGTAAGGAGTTGAAGGGTATGGTTCATCGTCCATCGTCCATCGGTGGTAAGTATTCCTCACCCAGGTTGGTTCCGTACCCTTCAACCTTTAGCCTAGTTGGGTATCAGTTGTGTTGGATCGAGGTTTGTAGGCGAAGGGTTTGTATTGAAGTTTGTTTAACTCTTCCTCAGTCACAGACATACGATCAGATTGGAGTTGTGCCATGGTGTAGTCATACACCAAGTTCGCTTCTTCATTTGTGATACCATCCCAAACATCATCCTGTGGAGGTGAAAGGTTAAAAATATGAGGCTTTAGACAGGCTGTTCGTCGTTGCCTTGCTGTAAGTGGTGAGTAGACTAATCTCGGTGGAGGGTAGATTGGAGCCGATGTTGGGTAGATTGATGCAGGTGGTGGGTAGATTGCTACATGTGGTGGGTAGACTACTGCAGGTGGACGGTTTGACGAAGCAGGTTGAGGGTTAGAACTTAGACGAGATGCCTGAAGTTCATGGTCCAGCGGCACCACTTGGATTATAACCACCAACCATATCTTCAAATTAATTTGGTATTTGCAGTGATTTGTGAAGTACAAGGTGCAATTCATGTCGTGTAGTTGACGGAGTTCCTGTTAACAAATGCCCagacatatatatttttttaatcacTTTTAACAGCATATATTCTATTTCTCatcaaaaaaaattaataaaaaacttATTTTATAGTTTACCAGATTTAGTTGGTATGAGTTATGTGACTTAAGACTTAAGTAAGTCAAAACTTGTTAAGGTATCTAGGAACACACTTTAAATCTATATTTTATAGACTCGAATAAATATGTCTAATATGAAAGATGTCATTCCTTGCAGAGTTAGACGAATAATTGATGATGATCCACAAACTTATCTCCACCGTTTTTGTGATATTTTTTACTaggtatcttaattttatttgttttaaataATATCGTTTAACAAAATATGTATATTATGCTAAAAAATTGCATTTTATTCACCAATTCTATGTAGTTGATCCTCGACATTTTACAAAGTCAAAGAGAGTTGCTTATGTGTACAGCGTGTCTTGATCTAAGTAATTATCATGAGAGAGTGTTTTGACTTGTGATCTATATTAAGAGTTTTATTAGTGGTTTTGAACTAGATTTACTATGGATACAACTTGACCGAGTATATAAAAGTAATAAAGGTTTTTCTCTGTCTATGTGATATGAAAGAACTTGCAAAGAAGATGTTGAGATAAATATCACATTACATATGACCTGGTTTATGGTTTGTTTGAGTTGGCTTTAGTCTTTAACTGTTCTAACAGTTACCGTTGGAATATTATTTTTCCTGATGAATTATCAAGACTGATTTACGCAACAAGATGGGTGACGTTTTTCTCACATAATCATTGTTGTGTTTTTGTTGAGAAAGTTGTTTTTGCAAGTGCTGAAAACGAAACAACATTAGAACAGTTTCAAGTGACAACACCTTGAAGAATGTATAAAACAATACTATTACGAGCTCAAGGTTCTAGTTTAGCCATTTAATCTTCGTAGTTTATCCAATACATACAAGAATATTATTCACCATCTATATATATCATTTATAtatcatgtatgtatgtatagctGGTTCCTCAATGTACCGGAAATAAACCTCTGATGCCACCTTTTATTAAAAGTGtctttaaatgttttacaaccGATCAAAAGATTAAAGTCTTACAAAACTAAGATCATATGACCGATCGCATAGAAACTTATTAAACGAGAACACTCAAGAAATTCTATGGCATTCTTAGGAGGGAGCTTTTTAGTTTCCACAAAATAATTCTATGACACGTTCATCGTAGTAAGGCGGAGGATTTTTGACATGAAACTCAAGAAGCTTATAATTGTCAAAAGGCTTGAATCTTGGTGGGTGGTCTTCATCAACTAGTTCTTCAGGTATTTCTACAATCCCTTTCTTGAATGAAAATAAGGCTATGGAGTACCTGTCTTCTTGCCCGTTCATGACCACTCGATGACGAACAGCTTTTGTCCTGCCATTGCTCCATGCCTAATTACACAGTCACAAGTTATATAATAATCTTTTGTGATAGCGAGTGAAGTGTCGGTAAATCCAATAGTTAAGCCGCTAGGAGCGTTAATTAAGTGTTATTTCTTTGAATTTTCGCAAAAGAGGAGATTTCAAGtcaagaaaacaaaattttgccTGTGTAATCAAATAGTTATGTCAATGGAAGCCTTAATACAGTTTAGTGAAATGCGTACATATATAAAGTAACTAGTAATTAGTAACACTCATTTATGTGTTGTGGGAAACCTGAAGAGTTTATATGACTCAAAACCCGACCCGCAAAAGTTAGTGGAATATCCACTTCGTCAAAATTAAAGCCGAACTGATCCATGCACAATTCTGTTATACCTACGTGGCAAAAGAGGTATACTCATGACAAAAGGAATGTTTATTTATGGCCATTAGAATTGAAGAAGTCCCTACAAAAACAATTATGCTCACCAACGGAGAGCACACCAGGTGAAAGTAACATCAACCCAAATTCCCTCATATAACATTTGTTCATCGGCTCGTTAACTTTCCAACTCTCACTTtacttatacattttatattTCCGATCAAAATCTCAGTCTCACTTGGTGATCAAATGAGGACCCCTCTTCGAGTGTGATGCTCAGGGTGTCCTGTTTTGTTTTGTAGAAATCATATCGCAGAAGGAAGTTAACAAATACAAAATCTGATCAGAAAATTGCTATTAGAAACAATCTCAAAGCTTATCATAAGGTGTTTTGTTTTTCTAAAGCAATTTGAAATTTCAAACAATATTTGTCAAACTAGATTTGTTTCTAAGAGCATCCACAACAAGAACATCTAAAACGCTTCAAAACGTGTCTAATTAGTTAGCATATCAAAAAGTACACTCATTATCTAAAAACAATCAAAACCCACCTAAAAAGAAACCCAAAATATTGTGACATCATCACCACGTATTTCAAACACTCACTCATATCActcaatatatattttataccAAAAAAAGTAcatgaccctcatgaccatcAGTGTTTTCTAGTTCTTGGCAAGAAAACTACCCTCTAAAATGGTATCAAATTAAAAACTTGGCAAGAAAACTACCCTCTAAAATGGTATCAAATTAAAAACAACCTTCATAAGATTACCCTAGTtagggttttttggcgtttttttccCAAAAAGAACGCCCAAACACGCCTCGGAACCGCCCCCGGGGgcttttattttttgaaaaaaatgatGGGGCGTCCTTTTTTAAACGCTTTCACTTGTTTCTTTGGCGGATAGCatttttttgatggttttttattttttaaataattctaTTAGAATATCTAATTATTGCAAGATTTCAAGCCCCACTAtaccccttttaacataatgtccCACAATGCCCACATGTTGACCGGTCCGCCACATGACGCAAAATGCCCAAGGGTCTTCCCCCTCCCACTGCACATGGTTTAAGACCACCGGTAGTGGGGTTTTTTTTAACGTTTTTTCCACCAAACACGCCCGGTAATCACCCCTGCGAGcattttttaaaaacaaaaatacCTCGAACATTTTGTTTAAAACGCCTGATTCAAAATGGATGACCAATAGCATTTTTTTTgagggttttttttattttttatttaattctattaaAATATCTAATCATTGCAAGATTTCAAGCCCCACTACACTCGTTTTAAGATAACGCCATATAATGTTCACATAATGACTAgactgccacatggcgcaaaacgcacAAGGCTTAGGGATTATCTTCCCCTCCCACTACTCATGGTCTAATAAAGAACATGGTGAGGTGGCGTTTTGGGGCTGAAAACGCCCAAAATCCACCCATTGAGGGTGGTCTAACTTTAGTGACCACACAAGTTGTTTGTCGTAATTTGCAATAACCATGAGTAATGTATACAATACTTGATCTTACCATGAAAACATCAGCTGCCATGATGAAAAAGGATGATGGAGGGAACTCAACAGCCATCCACTCGTCATCCTTGATTTGAACTTCCAGTCCATTCATTTGGTTTTGGCTGAGTATCGAAAATAAGTTCTTGTCCGTATGCATCTTGGCAGCCACATTGCCCTCATTTGATTTCGGTGGTCTGTATTTATTTGGTTTAAGAACATATGTCaccgattcattgaaggattcatAGTATTTCTCGAGTCCATAGCTTTCGAACACCATCTTCCGCACTTGGTTTtcaagtttcgccactaaatTTGCATAGGAATGAATAGTTTTACTGAAGAAAAACAAGGGTCGATTACATACTAACAAAGTAAGAATTCTATAGGTTTACAACATAGGGATGTTCATTTGAACTATACGTTTCTTTGCTTTCATGATGAGGGTCAACCGATTACTTGATCTGGAATGCCGGATTGGTGAAAATGTACAAGATACGTGAAAAAACAACAATAAAATCTTAACTTGAATTTGAAATCTTTTTCTGGATTTCATTTGTATACTTTGAGACTAAATGATATTTTATCTATGAAATCATATGTAAAATACGAAAGCTAATTGTGTTTGAGACATGTGTTAATTATAGGTACTTGAAActaattggtttttttttttctaaactttttatgttattttattatTCTAATAAGTTTTGAGCAAATATGTGTTTTTCTCTTGTAACTTTAAAAATATGCTATTTTATAAAATTCTTATTACGTTGCAGTAACGTATTTATTTTGATTTATGTTCTGACACAATTTACTAAAACTTGACCTGTAAATAGTAGTGTACATGATCAATAGAAACACAAACGTACACACCATCAAAGTTATCTCAcagtttagggtttttttttatataaagcgAAGTTGTTTACCCTTTTGTAATTTACTTTGGGTTTTCTATTCTGGTTACTACATCCGAAATGAACCAAACCAACAATGACCAGATTCTCATCGCGTAGCGCAGGGGATTCCACTAGTTATTTCACATTAGTCATTGataaataaacaaaaaagaaTAGCTATGCTTACACGGGATGTAACATTGATTGATTTTAAAAATAGGAGTAAAACGATTGCGTCTGTAAACCTCAGGGTGTAAAATTTTAGTTTACTCTAAGACATATAATGCTTAGTTTGGTAACTAATTCGAAGCGAACTTCCAGAATGAAAGATTATTAACTAagatacacacacacacacacacacatatatatatatatatatatatgtatatatacacactaggttataaccccgtgtgttacacggtttaagtaaataaaatatcaaatagttaataacgaaGATTTAACAATTGTAAAACGATATTTTAAGACACTTTTCTGATATCCGGacaaaattttgttttatgtatgattaaaacttgtgatgtttgtcaagtttataaataCGAAAACATTTGAATCATCGATTAGAAGACAAACTGTATCATCGACTTTCTCACTACGTGAActcaagttttatttaaataacagTGGTCTTAATTTATTAGTTCTAAAAATATTGTTGAAATGTTTAGATTAGGCATATAGTAATTAGCCAATTAGATAAACTTATagctacaaaataatatttaaattcattagataagtataaattatggataattattaagttatataactttaaaatttaaatatatgGACTTGAGTTGCATCTTAAAGGATGATTATTTTTGGATAAATTTATTAGTATGATAGATGTAGTTATTATCCTTCTTGTATTTTAAATATATCaaataaattaattatttttttagcAAGAAAATCATTCCCTCAACCCTCGTTATGAAAATGCTCGATATTTGTTTCAATTAGTAAAATATAATTTCTAATCTAGTAACTAATATAAATGAGAAAATCGTTCTCTCCACCCTCGTTATGAAAATACTCGATATTTGTTTTAGttattaagatataatttctaacctagtaattaatataaataatgAATAAGATAATTTATGGAACTTTATTCGCAATTTATTAAATGTTTGTAacaaatattaaatttaataatttaaattaaataataatatctacacttaaataatatatatatatatatatatatatatatatatatatatatatatatagggtaaggatagtgtaaaaagtgctcaaagtgtgagaagtgtaagaagtgtattataacactatatataatactatataacactatataaacatcgtataacaatatgtaacaccatataataccatacaACACTATGTAActctatatatcattatataacaaatataacactatacatctataatagacatgctatcagacaacctatagtgttatatttgttatataatgatatatatagttttacatagtgttatatggtattatatggtattatatattgttatacggtgtttatatggtgttatatagtattatatatagtgttataatacacttctcacactttgagtactttttacaggatcctctacctatatatatatatatatatatatatatatatatataagtgtaaaatacaatacggcttaacgtagatcacgtacgacaacgtgcgtgattatgtgtataacgtgcgtgattaatgttttcatcaTGCGTAATTAATGTTTTCCAACATGTGtgatttggattttttttttagtttctaacatgcgtgattttcaaatgaacgtgcgtaattatctgtcgtacgtgatgtacgttaactggcctctatatatataggggaaggtttaaatgagaacgctaaatattgtgagaaccatgagaacaaatgaaaaaaccgcaAGAACTTGgtaaaaaaacaattcaaattcaaaatttttttctacacttatcattattattcgaatacaatgttagaagtttaatttacacgtttaaatttacgtgaattcgtaaataaaggaaatttacacatgtgtaaaaaatctaaaaagagtgattttgaaaggagaaatgaattatttgatgttgtaaattctttttttgatgttgtatcttaattacaatgaggtttgtattaaaaaaaattggttttgattggttttttcatttgttctcacggttctcgcaatatttagcgttctcaagataaccctcccctatatatatatttccaaCTATTATATATGAAGAAGTAATTAGTTACCAGAATTGATCATTTCCTGAAGGCCACATGAGGTTTGTAAGGCGTACGACCTCATCCAGACTCGTAGGTTGCTCGATCCCCATGCTTTCGTAGAGTGGACGAGTATGAGTTGCACCCACATAACCATGGAAAGGCTTAGCAGAAGTATTCTTCATTTTGGTTTCTAATGGGAGGTCAAATAGGGTTTTTATGTTTGCATAAACTTCCTTCGTGAAATCTTGAGAAAACTCATCAGAGACAACCATAAAGCAACCGTACTCTTCAAGTGTATGTCTCACTTTATGGCATGCCATGATCCAAGATTCTGTACCTGGTTTCAAGCCTTCTATGTTAAGTACAGGAATTTTGGATTGTGTTAAAGAATTCATGATTCTTATGTTCAAAAGAGATCGAGTAGTGTATTGAGTTGAAAGAGATTTGTATCCTTTCCATGCTTTTTATAGTGAAAAGTAGGTGTCAGGTAACCCATGCTTCGTGGCGGACTGCGATTTTTTCACATGACATGGCGGTGATTCGGTATGTATCATTTCGGTCCGTTATACATAGGAAATTCGATTAgtatggttttggttttggttcgTTACGGTATTCTCATAACGTTGGCACTCGGTACAActccaataataataataagagaaGGTAAAAAATCAAGGTAAATAACAATGGTAAAAAAAGCTTAGTGTTACGGTAGGTCGCGTGTTGTAGCGGGGTCGTGACGGTTCGATCGATATAGGTTTTTTATGGTGTTGACACATGCATTTACCGTTTATAAAACCTCATTAAATTTCGTTATTCAATTTTAATACTAAAAGATTTCAACATAAATTATCATTGTAACTTTAAATTATACAAATTAATGAAGTATTATTTAAACCAAATTAtataaatgtataatttttaACTAACTAATTCTGAAGGGCAGGGGATCGAGTACCGGTTCGAACTTCAAGTGGTGTAAGTGGGTTCCTGTCAAGTGTAACATTTTCGCATGGCGTGCGGTCCTTAACAGGATTCCTACGATCGAAGCGTTGCGGAGAAGAAATATTAATATTCAGAACTCGAACTGTGGGTTCTGCAACGAAGGAGAAGACGAGGTGAGTCATCTCTTTACAAGTTACCTTGCGGCCAACGTTGTATGGAATTATATTAGTAATTGGTGCCGTGTTCTGCAAATCTTTGCGTTCTCTGATCAAGATTTGTTGGAGTCTTATTTGACGTGTGGTCTTAAGGAGCCGGAAAATCTTATTTTTCAAGGTGTGATGATCATAGCATGTTGGAGTCTTTGGAAGGCGAGAAATGAAGCGAGGTTCAGGAATGTGTCAGTTAGAATAGAGAAGGTTATTAGTGAGGTGAAAGCGTTGGGGTTTCTTTGGGTTAAGAATAGAACGAAATTTAAGAGCTTATCTTGGAAaactggtgtaaatttgtaattatgtaatttTGTTGCGTTTTttgtgcccccccccccccccgtttttGGGGTGGTGGTTCTTTAATGAAGTttacatttcaaaaaaaaaactaactaattTAAAAACACAATTTAAATCATTAAATATAATATGTCAATTCTTGGCATTAatataaaaacaaattaaaacacaTGGGCTTATTCGATACCAGTTAGTATACAGCTATTGTATTTTCTAA
This genomic interval carries:
- the LOC110900003 gene encoding probable 2-oxoglutarate-dependent dioxygenase AOP1, whose translation is MNSLTQSKIPVLNIEGLKPGTESWIMACHKVRHTLEEYGCFMVVSDEFSQDFTKEVYANIKTLFDLPLETKMKNTSAKPFHGYVGATHTRPLYESMGIEQPTSLDEVVRLTNLMWPSGNDQFCKTIHSYANLVAKLENQVRKMVFESYGLEKYYESFNESVTYVLKPNKYRPPKSNEGNVAAKMHTDKNLFSILSQNQMNGLEVQIKDDEWMAVEFPPSSFFIMAADVFMAWSNGRTKAVRHRVVMNGQEDRYSIALFSFKKGIVEIPEELVDEDHPPRFKPFDNYKLLEFHVKNPPPYYDERVIELFCGN